In a genomic window of Hyphomonas sp.:
- a CDS encoding GNAT family N-acetyltransferase — protein sequence MSPGLLVLTPDDAASLAGLHARCFDDCWSAEAMRGLLKDPNVLALGVQSAGRICAFIMGQTVAGETDILTLATDPDQRRRGLAGQMIESLVRRLGERGVSRITLDVAEDNLAARELYRAHGFIEDGRRPRYYKAKRDIPVDAILMSRTLGLGF from the coding sequence ATGAGTCCCGGCTTGCTGGTGCTGACACCTGATGACGCTGCAAGTCTCGCCGGTCTTCATGCCCGGTGTTTTGATGATTGCTGGAGTGCCGAAGCGATGCGCGGCCTGTTGAAGGATCCCAATGTGCTTGCGCTCGGGGTTCAGTCGGCTGGCAGGATCTGCGCATTCATCATGGGACAGACCGTGGCGGGCGAGACCGACATTCTCACGCTGGCGACAGATCCCGATCAGCGCCGTCGCGGGCTTGCCGGCCAAATGATCGAATCTCTCGTGCGGCGGCTGGGCGAACGCGGCGTCAGCCGGATCACGCTCGACGTCGCCGAAGACAATCTTGCTGCCCGAGAGCTTTATCGCGCCCACGGATTTATCGAGGATGGCCGCCGGCCGAGATACTACAAGGCGAAGCGCGACATCCCGGTCGATGCCATCCTGATGTCGCGCACGCTCGGTCTCGGATTCTGA
- the tsaB gene encoding tRNA (adenosine(37)-N6)-threonylcarbamoyltransferase complex dimerization subunit type 1 TsaB, whose amino-acid sequence MPDRLNFMLVLGLNTAFTAMEAALVRDGEILADARETMARGQDKALPGFVDRLLLQAGVTLAQLDRIAVVTGPGSFTGIRIGVAYARGLSLVTGVPCIGVTSLEAAIPPGMAGTVMAALAAQKRPPDQTWWVQGISADEGIAETVELGLEALQSMLAGFHAPVFMQNPDALGEQAATLDLRPLVPSAVTAALKAPLFDAERHPPAPVYARDPDATLPEPRK is encoded by the coding sequence GTGCCGGATCGTCTGAACTTCATGCTCGTCCTTGGACTGAATACTGCCTTTACTGCCATGGAAGCTGCGCTCGTGCGCGATGGCGAGATCCTCGCCGATGCACGCGAAACCATGGCGCGTGGGCAGGACAAGGCGCTTCCCGGTTTCGTGGACCGGTTGCTGTTGCAGGCTGGTGTCACGCTTGCCCAACTGGACCGGATCGCGGTCGTGACCGGTCCGGGCAGTTTCACCGGCATTCGTATCGGTGTCGCCTATGCGCGTGGGCTGTCGCTTGTCACCGGGGTGCCCTGTATCGGCGTGACCAGTCTCGAGGCGGCGATTCCCCCCGGTATGGCCGGCACCGTCATGGCAGCACTGGCCGCTCAGAAACGCCCGCCTGACCAAACCTGGTGGGTACAGGGCATCTCGGCAGATGAAGGTATTGCCGAGACCGTCGAACTGGGCCTTGAGGCCTTGCAGTCGATGCTGGCAGGCTTTCATGCACCGGTGTTCATGCAGAATCCTGACGCGCTCGGCGAGCAGGCTGCGACGCTCGATCTTCGCCCCTTGGTGCCATCGGCTGTCACGGCGGCCCTCAAGGCTCCCCTGTTTGATGCCGAGCGGCATCCGCCGGCCCCGGTCTATGCGCGGGACCCCGATGCGACCCTGCCAGAGCCCCGAAAATGA
- a CDS encoding malonic semialdehyde reductase gives MAHPVNDHALDVIFRDGRSFNGFEDKDVPEVLVRAVYDLAKMGPTSANCSPARFVFVASPEGKERLLPLVSQGNQQKVKEARWSVIIAYDMEFQEKIPKLFPHNPSAKTWFDNSREETAFRNGTLQSAYFLMAARSLGLDTGPMSGFDMDGVNREFFENQKGEEKHWRANWICNLGYGDRSTIFARSPRLHFDEACRIV, from the coding sequence ATGGCTCATCCGGTGAACGACCATGCGCTCGACGTCATTTTCAGGGACGGTCGCAGCTTCAACGGGTTCGAGGACAAGGACGTTCCGGAAGTGCTTGTGCGCGCGGTGTATGACCTTGCCAAGATGGGCCCCACCAGCGCCAATTGCTCGCCGGCTCGTTTTGTCTTCGTGGCGTCGCCGGAAGGGAAGGAGCGCCTCTTGCCGCTCGTGTCGCAAGGCAATCAGCAGAAGGTGAAGGAGGCCAGGTGGTCGGTCATCATCGCGTATGACATGGAATTTCAGGAGAAAATTCCGAAACTCTTCCCGCACAATCCGAGCGCGAAAACCTGGTTCGACAACAGCCGCGAAGAAACGGCCTTCCGGAATGGCACGCTGCAAAGCGCCTATTTCCTGATGGCGGCCCGGTCCCTGGGGCTTGATACGGGCCCGATGTCCGGATTCGACATGGACGGAGTGAACCGGGAATTCTTCGAGAATCAGAAAGGCGAGGAAAAGCACTGGCGCGCCAACTGGATCTGCAATCTCGGATATGGAGACCGATCCACCATCTTTGCCCGAAGCCCGCGCCTGCATTTTGACGAGGCGTGCCGGATCGTCTGA
- a CDS encoding NifU family protein, with the protein MFIQTEPTPNPDTVKFLPGHPVAGEAGPFDFPDAASARISLLARALFQVDGVERVFLGSDFVSINKAPDKDWKHVKPMVLAAIMDHYMAGLPVVEEGAAPAADAEADISYEGEAAEIVEEIRELIETRVRPAVAQDGGDIIFHKFEPDTGIVHLSMRGACAGCPSSTMTLKQGIENMLKTYVPEVTAVEAVL; encoded by the coding sequence ATGTTCATCCAGACCGAACCGACTCCGAACCCGGATACCGTAAAGTTCCTGCCCGGCCATCCGGTGGCCGGTGAGGCTGGTCCGTTCGATTTTCCGGATGCGGCCAGTGCCCGTATCAGCCTGCTCGCGCGCGCGCTGTTCCAGGTGGACGGTGTTGAGCGCGTCTTTCTCGGCAGCGATTTCGTGTCGATCAACAAGGCACCCGACAAGGACTGGAAACATGTAAAGCCGATGGTCCTGGCGGCCATCATGGACCACTACATGGCAGGCCTGCCCGTGGTTGAGGAGGGGGCTGCCCCCGCGGCCGATGCCGAGGCCGACATCAGCTATGAGGGCGAAGCAGCTGAAATCGTCGAGGAAATTCGCGAGCTGATCGAAACCCGCGTCCGTCCGGCTGTGGCTCAGGATGGCGGCGACATCATTTTCCACAAGTTCGAGCCAGACACCGGCATCGTGCATCTGTCGATGCGCGGCGCGTGTGCCGGTTGTCCATCGTCGACGATGACCCTCAAGCAGGGGATCGAGAATATGCTGAAAACCTATGTCCCGGAGGTCACTGCCGTCGAAGCGGTGCTCTAG
- a CDS encoding copper chaperone PCu(A)C produces the protein MRVASLIAAFGFATLAACSPAATSEGDTVTVTDAYIVKPTPGRDVAGGGLTLTVKGAPAYLVGADTDIADTVELHTMEMTDGVMKMRKVDQLEATEAAPLVLESGGAHLMLFGVSQDIEIGETADLVLTLKTADGEESTLTTVAEIRGLGD, from the coding sequence ATGCGTGTTGCTTCCCTGATTGCCGCCTTCGGCTTCGCCACTCTCGCGGCCTGTTCGCCCGCAGCCACGTCTGAAGGTGACACGGTCACCGTGACGGATGCTTATATCGTCAAACCGACTCCTGGCCGTGATGTGGCGGGCGGAGGCCTGACCCTCACCGTTAAGGGCGCACCGGCCTACCTGGTCGGAGCCGACACCGACATTGCCGATACGGTCGAGCTCCATACGATGGAGATGACGGATGGTGTGATGAAGATGCGCAAGGTCGATCAACTCGAGGCCACCGAAGCGGCACCGCTGGTGCTTGAAAGCGGCGGTGCGCACCTGATGCTGTTCGGCGTCAGCCAGGACATCGAAATTGGCGAGACGGCAGACCTGGTCCTGACACTGAAGACCGCCGATGGCGAAGAATCGACCCTGACCACGGTTGCCGAGATTCGCGGTCTGGGCGACTGA
- the trpS gene encoding tryptophan--tRNA ligase has protein sequence MTDTPASYSGPQRIFSGIQTTGNLHLGNYLGALKKFVDLQEEGWDAVYAVVDLHAITMPVEKGALISQTRQIAAAFLACGVDPKKSIIYAQSSVKAHVELAWIFNCVARMGWVERMTQFKDKAGKDAERASVGLFTYPVLQAADILAYKATHVPVGEDQKQHLELSRDIADRFNREYDAPGFFPLPEPLIKGPGARVMSLKDGSKKMSKSDPSELSRIALVDDADTIAKKIKKAKTDLLGDMPSEVEGLEGRPEVENLVGIYAALSGESVEAVLKQYGGQGFGVFKPALAEVTVNHLAPITQRYREILDNPSDIDAVLRDGAERADAISAPIIRDVRERVGFWGA, from the coding sequence ATGACTGATACACCTGCCTCCTATAGCGGCCCGCAGCGCATTTTCTCGGGCATCCAGACGACCGGCAATCTCCATCTGGGCAACTATCTGGGCGCCCTTAAGAAATTCGTGGACCTGCAGGAAGAGGGCTGGGATGCGGTCTATGCGGTGGTTGACCTGCATGCGATCACCATGCCGGTGGAGAAGGGCGCCCTGATCAGCCAGACCCGCCAGATTGCGGCGGCTTTCCTGGCCTGCGGCGTCGATCCAAAGAAATCCATCATCTATGCGCAATCCTCAGTGAAGGCGCATGTGGAACTGGCCTGGATCTTCAATTGTGTCGCGCGCATGGGTTGGGTCGAGCGCATGACCCAGTTCAAGGACAAGGCGGGCAAGGATGCCGAGCGTGCTTCGGTCGGCCTGTTTACCTATCCGGTCCTGCAGGCGGCAGACATTCTCGCCTACAAGGCCACGCATGTACCGGTGGGCGAGGACCAGAAACAGCATCTGGAACTCAGCCGCGACATCGCTGACCGGTTCAACCGCGAATATGATGCGCCGGGCTTCTTCCCGCTGCCCGAGCCACTGATCAAGGGGCCGGGCGCGCGCGTGATGAGCCTGAAGGATGGCAGCAAGAAGATGTCGAAATCCGACCCGTCCGAACTCTCGCGTATCGCATTGGTGGACGATGCCGATACGATTGCAAAGAAAATCAAGAAGGCAAAGACTGACCTGCTCGGCGACATGCCGAGTGAGGTGGAAGGGCTGGAAGGCCGTCCGGAAGTTGAAAACCTGGTCGGCATCTATGCCGCCTTGTCCGGAGAGTCCGTGGAAGCCGTTCTGAAACAATATGGCGGGCAGGGCTTTGGCGTGTTCAAGCCGGCGCTGGCCGAAGTGACCGTGAACCATCTCGCACCGATCACGCAGCGCTATCGCGAAATCCTGGACAATCCATCGGATATTGATGCCGTGCTCCGGGACGGGGCCGAGCGGGCAGACGCCATCTCGGCGCCGATCATCCGGGACGTACGCGAACGTGTCGGGTTCTGGGGCGCCTGA
- the murJ gene encoding murein biosynthesis integral membrane protein MurJ produces the protein MSVARNTLVQSSLTLGSRILGMVRDILLIAKIGAGPIGDAWATAQQFPNLFRRIFAEGAFASAFVPTYARTLEADGAEAARAVAQEALRVLFAATAVLTILAQIFMPWVLLLIHGGQADDPESYSLAVLLTRITMPYLTFMAIAALLSGVLNSAERFILSAGAPTLLNLSLISAAFVAPDAKGTALAAAMAYFVAGLLQAGVLWWGVNRQKVRLSLIGWPRLTPAVKKVLKLAIPGTIAASGTQINIIVSQSLASFEVGAKSWLYAADRLYQLPLGLVGVAVGVAILPRLSRAARASDDGSSRRTMDEGIGLAMALTLPAAAALMIAPVFLIDAFFTRGEFLPSDAAMSGSALFHFAWGVPAFVLIKVLAPAFFAREDTKTPMRYALVSVVINTALGAGLFFWMKSNGQAGFIGLAIATSVAAWVNTALLAFTLLVRGWYRPGPRLVSGIVRAALATAIMSGAVWYMLQKLALIRAELWDSRIASAAVIVLAGGVIYGFAALLTGAIRISDIRQALRR, from the coding sequence ATGAGCGTCGCCCGCAACACACTCGTGCAATCCTCGCTGACATTGGGCAGCCGCATCCTCGGCATGGTCCGCGACATCCTTCTGATCGCCAAGATCGGGGCGGGTCCGATCGGGGATGCCTGGGCGACGGCGCAACAATTTCCGAACCTGTTCCGCAGGATTTTCGCGGAAGGGGCGTTCGCCTCTGCTTTCGTGCCGACCTATGCCCGGACGCTGGAGGCGGACGGCGCCGAAGCAGCCCGCGCAGTCGCGCAGGAGGCCTTGCGCGTGCTGTTTGCGGCGACGGCGGTGCTCACCATTCTGGCCCAGATCTTCATGCCCTGGGTTCTTCTGCTGATCCATGGTGGGCAGGCGGACGATCCGGAAAGCTACAGCCTTGCTGTCCTGCTGACCCGGATTACCATGCCGTATCTCACCTTCATGGCGATCGCGGCCCTTTTGTCCGGGGTCCTCAACTCGGCCGAGCGATTCATCCTGTCGGCTGGCGCACCGACCCTGCTGAACCTGTCGCTGATATCGGCTGCCTTTGTCGCGCCGGATGCCAAGGGGACCGCCCTGGCTGCGGCGATGGCGTATTTCGTGGCCGGGCTGCTGCAGGCGGGGGTGCTCTGGTGGGGGGTCAATCGACAGAAGGTCCGCCTCAGCCTGATTGGATGGCCCCGCCTGACACCTGCGGTGAAGAAGGTGCTGAAACTCGCAATTCCCGGAACGATTGCCGCCTCCGGCACACAGATCAACATCATCGTCAGCCAGTCGCTCGCCAGTTTCGAGGTCGGGGCGAAGTCATGGCTGTACGCGGCAGACCGTCTTTATCAGTTGCCACTCGGACTGGTCGGCGTGGCGGTCGGCGTGGCCATCCTGCCGCGGCTCAGCCGGGCGGCGCGGGCCAGCGATGACGGCTCCAGTCGCCGCACGATGGATGAAGGCATCGGCCTGGCCATGGCGCTGACCCTGCCGGCGGCGGCCGCGCTTATGATCGCGCCGGTCTTCCTGATCGACGCCTTCTTCACGCGCGGAGAATTCCTGCCATCGGATGCGGCCATGTCCGGCAGTGCGCTGTTTCATTTCGCCTGGGGCGTGCCGGCTTTTGTGCTGATCAAGGTTCTCGCGCCGGCCTTCTTCGCGCGCGAGGACACGAAGACTCCGATGCGCTATGCGCTCGTGTCCGTCGTGATCAACACGGCGCTTGGCGCGGGCCTGTTCTTCTGGATGAAGTCGAATGGCCAGGCCGGCTTTATCGGACTGGCCATCGCCACTTCGGTGGCTGCCTGGGTGAATACGGCGCTTCTGGCGTTCACGCTTCTGGTGCGCGGCTGGTACAGGCCGGGTCCTCGGCTCGTCTCCGGCATTGTTCGTGCTGCACTGGCCACGGCCATCATGTCCGGTGCGGTCTGGTACATGTTGCAGAAGCTGGCGCTGATCCGGGCGGAACTCTGGGATTCCCGGATCGCCTCGGCGGCGGTGATCGTGCTTGCCGGCGGCGTGATATACGGGTTCGCAGCTCTTTTGACGGGTGCAATCCGCATTTCTGACATTCGACAGGCTTTGCGGCGCTAG
- a CDS encoding [protein-PII] uridylyltransferase translates to MSKESTVPPSKAPTLVETRSQPGRRPGKWRISNIIDGRALRVKLTAAALDNLGDAQATRKAALDHLHGAMFRGRMIAQERLQQGADGLDTARLLAAVQDEVVHALYDFTTTHIHRARNPTEAERLAVLATGGYGRGVMAPSSDTDLLFLRAYKASPHTESVIEYMLYALWDMGLKVGNAFRTPAECVKLAAEDVTIKTSLLDSRFICGDQALSDEMLAKFKKDAIDGKDADFIADKLAERDARHARQGDARYVVEPNIKEGKGGLRDLQTLYWIVKHIYGGKTLEDVMKGGPFTRSEYGTFIRSARFLWTVRCHLHFVTGRAEERLSFDLQPEIAARMGYRDREGQLGVERFMKRYFLVAKDVGALTRIIAAKLEAEQKKRPEGFRRLLPQKTPQPLADPGFVIDAGRVSITSEAVMQDDPLNMLRLFLIARREGKDIHPDALSAITRNLRTLNEDLRNTQEARALTLDILLDSEDPGLILRRMNEAGVLGKAIPEFGGIVAQTQFNMYHHYTVDEHTIRAVEAIAEMEQDNAERVPLASEIFPLIENRRALYLAMLLHDTGKGRGDQQVEGMKTATRACQRLGLPEDETELVAWLVGNHLELSETAQKRDISDPRTVTQFANLVGSLERLRLLYILTAADIRAVGPGVWNAWKGQLMADLYHNTAAALRGGRADESGVQAHLEARAESRREALVDELGDIPPTLLEMETAYWTGFDVPDLAWHATALKDGGDVVCYRFPPEGGALTLMVCGKDRPGLFADLAGTLANLGANVVSAQVFTNRSGRILDLFILQDSAKLPFGQKDASRLQRLETALRDTLAGTGVKEPGASRMGRREAAFLVQPSAQIRNDVSTEYTVVDIAGRDRPGLLYDVASVLADSGLSIHSAHVGSYGERMFDAFYVQTATGGKLTDSARIETLKDRLLDALGQHEPDAPETPARKLKRSRAVDSF, encoded by the coding sequence ATGAGCAAAGAATCGACTGTTCCGCCGAGCAAGGCGCCCACCCTCGTGGAAACCCGCAGCCAGCCCGGTCGGCGGCCCGGGAAATGGCGCATTTCCAACATCATCGATGGCCGTGCCTTGCGCGTGAAACTGACCGCTGCGGCGCTGGACAATCTCGGCGATGCGCAGGCGACGCGAAAGGCCGCATTGGACCATCTCCACGGGGCCATGTTTCGCGGCCGCATGATCGCGCAGGAAAGGTTGCAGCAGGGAGCCGACGGCCTTGATACGGCTCGGCTTCTGGCGGCAGTTCAGGATGAGGTCGTGCATGCTTTGTATGACTTCACGACCACCCACATTCATCGCGCGCGCAACCCCACCGAAGCCGAACGTCTCGCGGTTCTGGCCACGGGTGGCTATGGGCGCGGCGTCATGGCACCGTCCTCCGACACCGATCTTCTGTTCCTGCGCGCCTACAAGGCTTCTCCGCATACTGAGAGCGTCATCGAATACATGCTCTATGCGCTCTGGGACATGGGCCTGAAAGTCGGCAATGCCTTCCGGACGCCCGCCGAATGCGTCAAGCTCGCCGCCGAGGATGTGACCATCAAGACGTCGCTTCTGGATTCCCGCTTCATCTGCGGTGACCAGGCCCTGTCAGACGAGATGCTGGCAAAGTTCAAGAAGGACGCAATCGACGGCAAGGATGCGGATTTCATCGCTGACAAGCTGGCCGAACGTGACGCCCGCCACGCACGACAGGGGGATGCGCGCTATGTCGTCGAGCCGAATATCAAGGAGGGCAAGGGCGGCCTCCGGGATTTGCAGACGCTCTACTGGATCGTGAAACACATCTATGGCGGCAAAACGCTGGAAGACGTGATGAAAGGGGGGCCATTCACGCGCAGTGAGTATGGCACATTCATCCGCTCCGCCCGTTTCCTGTGGACGGTGCGCTGCCACCTGCATTTTGTCACCGGCCGCGCTGAGGAACGCCTCAGCTTCGACCTTCAGCCGGAGATCGCGGCCCGCATGGGCTATCGTGATCGGGAAGGTCAGTTGGGCGTTGAGCGTTTCATGAAACGCTACTTCCTCGTCGCCAAGGATGTCGGGGCGTTGACCCGCATCATTGCCGCCAAGCTTGAGGCGGAACAGAAAAAGCGGCCGGAAGGCTTTCGCCGCCTGCTTCCGCAGAAAACGCCACAACCCTTGGCAGATCCGGGGTTCGTGATTGATGCCGGACGCGTCAGCATCACGTCCGAGGCCGTGATGCAGGATGATCCGCTCAACATGTTGCGCCTGTTCCTGATCGCCCGGCGGGAAGGCAAGGATATCCATCCGGATGCCCTGTCGGCGATCACGCGCAATCTGCGGACGCTGAACGAGGATCTTCGAAACACGCAAGAAGCGCGCGCGCTGACCCTCGATATACTGCTCGACAGCGAGGATCCCGGCCTGATCCTGCGCCGCATGAACGAGGCCGGTGTGCTCGGAAAGGCCATTCCGGAATTCGGCGGCATCGTCGCGCAGACCCAGTTCAACATGTATCATCACTATACGGTTGATGAGCACACGATCCGTGCGGTCGAGGCAATTGCCGAGATGGAGCAGGACAATGCGGAACGCGTGCCGCTCGCCAGTGAAATATTCCCGCTGATCGAAAACCGCCGCGCGCTGTACCTTGCCATGCTGCTCCACGACACCGGCAAGGGCAGGGGCGACCAGCAGGTCGAGGGCATGAAGACCGCCACGCGCGCCTGCCAGCGGCTTGGTCTGCCCGAAGACGAAACCGAACTGGTGGCCTGGCTGGTCGGAAACCATCTGGAACTCAGTGAAACTGCTCAGAAGCGGGATATCTCCGATCCGCGCACGGTCACCCAGTTTGCAAACCTGGTGGGATCCCTCGAACGGCTGCGGCTGCTTTACATCCTGACCGCAGCAGACATTCGCGCCGTCGGTCCGGGCGTCTGGAATGCGTGGAAGGGCCAGTTGATGGCCGATCTCTATCACAATACCGCGGCCGCCCTGCGCGGGGGGCGGGCAGACGAATCCGGCGTTCAGGCCCATCTCGAGGCGCGTGCCGAATCCCGCCGTGAAGCGCTGGTCGATGAACTGGGCGATATTCCGCCAACGCTGCTGGAGATGGAAACCGCCTACTGGACGGGATTCGATGTGCCGGACCTCGCCTGGCACGCCACCGCGTTGAAGGATGGCGGCGATGTCGTGTGCTATCGTTTCCCGCCGGAGGGAGGCGCCCTGACCCTGATGGTGTGCGGCAAGGACCGTCCGGGTCTGTTCGCAGACCTGGCCGGCACGCTCGCAAATCTAGGCGCGAACGTCGTGTCCGCTCAGGTCTTCACCAATCGCAGCGGCCGGATTCTCGATCTGTTCATCTTGCAGGACAGCGCCAAGCTGCCGTTTGGCCAGAAAGATGCCTCGCGCCTGCAAAGGCTGGAAACGGCGCTCAGGGACACGCTGGCCGGAACGGGCGTCAAGGAACCCGGGGCGTCGCGTATGGGGCGGCGCGAAGCGGCCTTCCTGGTCCAGCCCTCGGCGCAGATCCGCAATGACGTATCCACCGAATACACCGTGGTAGACATCGCCGGCCGTGACAGGCCGGGCCTGCTATATGATGTCGCCAGCGTGCTTGCCGACAGCGGACTGTCGATCCACTCCGCTCATGTCGGATCCTATGGTGAGCGCATGTTCGACGCCTTCTATGTGCAGACGGCCACTGGCGGCAAGCTGACCGATTCTGCCCGGATAGAGACACTCAAGGACCGTCTTCTGGACGCATTGGGCCAGCATGAACCGGATGCGCCGGAAACGCCGGCCCGGAAATTGAAGCGGTCACGCGCCGTGGACAGTTTCTGA
- a CDS encoding Lrp/AsnC family transcriptional regulator — MDEIDAKIVRALQEDGRLTNQDLAEKVGLSPSPCLRRVRNLERAGIIKGYCATIDQKACGYPITCFVRIRLSIHTVDTVHNFERIVNDTPEILDCYLMAGGSDYQLRVVTGSLDEYEELVRNTFQKLPGISSVETSFAYGVVKKSRVLPVKSVRRGRTV; from the coding sequence ATGGACGAAATAGATGCCAAAATCGTGCGGGCTCTTCAGGAAGATGGCCGGCTGACCAATCAGGACCTGGCCGAAAAGGTGGGGCTATCGCCGTCGCCATGTCTTAGGCGAGTCCGAAACCTGGAGCGGGCCGGGATCATAAAAGGCTATTGTGCCACGATTGATCAGAAGGCCTGCGGATATCCAATTACCTGCTTCGTCAGGATTCGCCTGTCGATCCACACGGTCGATACGGTCCACAATTTCGAGCGGATCGTGAACGACACCCCGGAAATCCTGGATTGCTACCTCATGGCGGGTGGATCGGATTACCAGCTTCGCGTGGTGACAGGCAGTCTCGATGAATATGAAGAGCTGGTTCGCAACACATTCCAGAAGCTTCCTGGCATTTCGTCCGTGGAAACCAGTTTCGCCTATGGTGTGGTGAAGAAGTCCAGGGTGTTGCCCGTAAAGTCCGTGAGGCGGGGGCGCACGGTCTGA
- a CDS encoding methionine gamma-lyase: protein MVDESPRSHGPATRAIHHGYVPADNMLALTPPVHMSSTFVFPDTATGSALFAGETEGHVYSRISNPTVSLLECRMANLEGAEAGLATASGMGAISATLWTLVKPGDEIITDKTLYGCTFAFMRDGLSRFGVRITHVDLREPENLKSAISDQTRIVYFETPANPNMRLVDIAAIAAIARDAGALTIVDNTYATPLLTRPIELGADFVLHSATKYLGGHGDLVAGIVCGRAEPIHDIRMIGVKDMTGAVMAPLTAMLVMRGLKTLQLRVARHSESGLKIAEWLESHPAIAAVHYPGLPSHPQHDLARRQMSGFGGMIAFELNGGFDAGTAMMDRLTLIQRAVSLGDAESLIQHPASMTHSTYSREERLEHGISDGLVRLSVGLEDVEDIISDLDTALSVS, encoded by the coding sequence ATGGTTGACGAGTCCCCCCGTTCTCACGGTCCCGCCACGCGAGCTATTCACCACGGATACGTTCCGGCCGACAACATGCTTGCCCTAACGCCACCCGTGCACATGTCCTCTACCTTCGTTTTCCCTGATACTGCAACAGGTTCAGCACTTTTTGCAGGCGAAACCGAGGGCCATGTCTACTCGCGTATCTCCAATCCGACGGTCAGCCTGCTGGAATGCCGCATGGCAAATCTCGAAGGCGCGGAGGCGGGTCTCGCAACCGCGAGTGGTATGGGTGCCATTTCGGCAACCTTGTGGACATTGGTGAAGCCCGGAGATGAAATCATCACCGACAAGACGCTGTACGGGTGCACATTTGCTTTCATGCGCGACGGGCTTTCCCGTTTCGGCGTCCGGATCACCCATGTCGATTTGCGCGAGCCCGAAAACCTGAAATCCGCCATCAGCGACCAGACCCGGATCGTGTATTTCGAGACACCGGCCAATCCCAACATGCGTCTTGTGGATATTGCAGCCATTGCCGCCATCGCCCGGGATGCCGGCGCATTGACCATTGTGGACAACACATATGCGACGCCTCTGCTGACCCGACCGATCGAACTGGGGGCCGATTTTGTGCTGCATTCCGCCACCAAGTATCTGGGCGGTCATGGTGACCTGGTCGCAGGCATTGTGTGCGGCCGGGCCGAACCGATCCACGACATCCGGATGATCGGCGTCAAGGACATGACGGGCGCGGTGATGGCGCCGCTCACCGCCATGCTGGTCATGCGCGGCCTGAAAACGCTCCAGCTTCGTGTGGCCCGTCACAGCGAAAGCGGCCTGAAGATCGCCGAATGGCTGGAAAGTCATCCCGCTATTGCGGCCGTCCACTATCCGGGCCTGCCGAGTCATCCCCAGCACGACCTGGCGCGTCGCCAGATGAGCGGGTTCGGCGGCATGATCGCCTTCGAGCTGAACGGCGGCTTCGATGCCGGCACGGCCATGATGGACCGACTGACGCTGATCCAGCGCGCCGTCAGCCTCGGCGATGCGGAATCCCTGATCCAGCACCCGGCCAGCATGACCCACTCGACCTATTCCCGGGAAGAACGCCTGGAGCACGGAATTTCCGATGGACTGGTTCGCTTGTCTGTCGGCCTCGAGGATGTCGAGGATATCATCTCGGACCTGGACACGGCGCTTTCCGTCAGCTGA
- a CDS encoding EthD domain-containing protein yields MIKLTFCLRRLPHLTREEFQRYWREQHAPLVARHAGTLGILRYVQTHTGHDALNSAMQGSRGGPDAYDGVAELWFESEEAMAANTGEAAAKASAELLVDERKFIDLANSPLWFGDQFDVVS; encoded by the coding sequence GTGATCAAGCTGACCTTCTGCCTGCGACGCCTGCCGCATCTAACCCGCGAGGAGTTTCAGCGTTACTGGCGCGAGCAGCATGCCCCGCTTGTCGCGCGGCATGCCGGGACTCTGGGCATCCTCCGTTATGTCCAGACCCATACTGGCCATGATGCGCTGAACTCTGCCATGCAGGGCAGCCGCGGCGGGCCGGACGCCTATGACGGCGTCGCCGAGCTCTGGTTCGAAAGCGAAGAGGCAATGGCCGCCAACACCGGCGAAGCGGCGGCAAAAGCCAGCGCCGAACTGCTGGTAGACGAGAGGAAATTCATCGACCTTGCAAACTCACCGCTCTGGTTCGGCGACCAGTTCGACGTGGTCAGCTGA